In the Colwellia sp. 20A7 genome, one interval contains:
- the atpF gene encoding F0F1 ATP synthase subunit B has translation MNLNATLIGELIAFIVFVWFCMKYVWPPLNNAIEARQKIIIDGLAASDRAEKDLELAQEQATAQLKEAKAQAAEIIEVAKKRETQIVEEAAVKAEAEKVKILAAGHTEIETERNRAKEELRKQVAILAIAGAEKILERSIDAAAHSDILDKFVAEL, from the coding sequence GTGAATTTAAACGCCACTCTAATTGGTGAATTAATAGCATTTATCGTTTTTGTTTGGTTCTGCATGAAATATGTATGGCCACCACTAAACAATGCTATTGAAGCTCGCCAGAAAATAATCATAGATGGTTTAGCTGCTTCAGACCGTGCTGAAAAAGACTTGGAATTAGCCCAAGAACAAGCAACGGCCCAACTAAAAGAAGCGAAAGCGCAAGCTGCTGAAATTATTGAAGTAGCAAAAAAGCGTGAAACGCAGATAGTTGAAGAAGCTGCTGTGAAAGCAGAAGCTGAGAAAGTAAAAATCTTAGCTGCTGGTCACACAGAAATTGAAACTGAACGTAACCGTGCAAAAGAAGAACTGCGTAAACAAGTCGCTATTCTTGCTATTGCTGGTGCCGAGAAAATTCTTGAACGTTCTATCGATGCCGCTGCACATAGCGACATCTTAGATAAATTCGTCGCTGAACTTTAA
- the atpA gene encoding F0F1 ATP synthase subunit alpha — protein MQLNSTEIAELIKNRIEQFNVVSEARNEGTIVSVTDGIIRIHGLADVMQGEMIELPGSRYAIALNLDRDSVGAVVMGPYADLAEGQKVKGTGRILEVPVGRGLLGRVVNTLGEPIDGKGPIDNDGFSPVEVVAPGVIERKSVDQPVQTGIKSIDAMIPIGRGQRELIIGDRQIGKSAIALDAIINQKNTGIKCIYVAIGQKASTVANVVRSLEEHGALANTIVVVASASEAAALQYLAPYAGCSMGEYFRDRGEDALIVYDDLSKQAVAYRQISLLLRRPPGREAYPGDVFYLHSRLLERASRVNEAYVEKFTNGEVKGKTGSLTALPIIETQAGDVSAFVPTNVISITDGQIFLESDLFNSGIRPAVNAGLSVSRVGGAAQTKIIKKLGGGIRLALAQYRELAAFAQFASDLDDATRAQLEHGQRVTELMKQKQYSPLSVAETAVSLFAAEKGFLNDVAINKINDFEDALQSYMNSEASELMATINDSGNYDKDIEAGLTKALENFKSTQTW, from the coding sequence ATGCAACTGAATTCCACTGAAATCGCTGAACTGATCAAAAATCGTATTGAACAGTTCAACGTTGTCAGCGAAGCTCGTAACGAAGGTACTATCGTTTCTGTAACAGACGGTATCATTCGTATCCATGGCCTTGCTGATGTAATGCAAGGTGAAATGATCGAACTTCCTGGTAGCCGTTACGCTATCGCCTTAAACCTTGACCGTGATTCGGTCGGTGCGGTAGTAATGGGACCTTATGCTGATTTAGCAGAAGGACAGAAAGTTAAAGGTACTGGCCGTATATTGGAAGTACCGGTAGGTCGTGGTCTTTTAGGCCGCGTAGTAAATACACTTGGTGAACCAATTGATGGCAAAGGCCCAATTGATAATGATGGCTTCTCTCCAGTAGAAGTTGTTGCTCCTGGTGTTATTGAACGTAAATCAGTTGACCAACCAGTTCAAACTGGTATCAAGTCAATTGATGCTATGATTCCAATTGGTCGTGGTCAACGTGAATTAATCATTGGTGACCGTCAAATCGGTAAATCAGCGATTGCACTAGACGCGATTATTAACCAAAAAAATACAGGTATTAAATGTATTTACGTAGCAATTGGCCAAAAAGCCTCTACTGTTGCTAACGTAGTACGTAGTTTAGAAGAGCATGGCGCTCTTGCTAATACTATTGTTGTTGTTGCCTCAGCTTCTGAAGCTGCTGCACTACAATATTTAGCTCCTTATGCTGGTTGTTCAATGGGTGAATACTTCCGTGACCGCGGTGAAGATGCGTTGATCGTATATGATGATTTGTCTAAGCAAGCAGTTGCTTACCGTCAAATTTCATTACTACTTCGTCGTCCGCCAGGCCGTGAAGCATACCCAGGTGATGTTTTCTATCTTCATAGCCGCTTATTAGAACGTGCTTCAAGAGTGAATGAAGCTTATGTTGAAAAATTCACTAACGGTGAAGTAAAAGGTAAAACAGGTTCTTTAACTGCCCTACCTATTATTGAAACACAAGCTGGTGATGTATCTGCTTTCGTACCAACTAACGTAATTTCTATTACGGATGGTCAAATATTCTTAGAGTCTGATTTATTCAACTCAGGTATTCGTCCTGCGGTAAATGCTGGTTTATCAGTATCTCGTGTTGGTGGTGCAGCGCAAACGAAAATCATCAAGAAACTTGGTGGTGGTATTCGTTTAGCATTAGCTCAATATCGTGAATTAGCAGCATTTGCTCAATTTGCATCAGATTTAGATGACGCGACTCGTGCTCAATTAGAGCATGGACAACGTGTAACTGAATTAATGAAGCAAAAGCAATACAGCCCATTATCTGTTGCTGAAACAGCTGTTTCTTTATTTGCTGCAGAAAAAGGCTTTTTGAACGACGTTGCTATTAACAAAATCAATGATTTTGAAGACGCGTTACAAAGCTACATGAACAGTGAAGCATCTGAGCTTATGGCTACGATCAACGATTCAGGTAACTACGATAAAGACATTGAAGCAGGTTTGACTAAAGCACTTGAAAATTTCAAGTCTACCCAAACTTGGTAA
- the rsmG gene encoding 16S rRNA (guanine(527)-N(7))-methyltransferase RsmG — MTLTSKLENLLSQTTLQVSAQQVDLLIQYVELLHKWNKAYNLTSVRDPQEMLVKHIMDSLMVGEVLQGKNFIDVGTGPGLPGIPLAILFPEKNFVLLDSLGKRITFLRQVVFQLKLTNVQPVKSRVEDYSGETPFDGVLSRAFSSLNDMVTWCSHLVSNEQGQFFALKGQYPVDELTNLPENISLVSSHEIKVPELVGERHVLILKKN, encoded by the coding sequence ATGACATTAACTTCAAAACTCGAAAACTTGCTTAGCCAAACAACTTTGCAAGTTTCTGCGCAACAAGTAGACTTACTTATTCAATATGTAGAGCTTTTACATAAATGGAATAAAGCTTACAACTTAACATCAGTGAGAGATCCACAAGAGATGCTTGTTAAGCATATTATGGATAGTTTAATGGTCGGTGAAGTGTTGCAAGGTAAAAACTTTATTGACGTTGGCACAGGCCCTGGCCTTCCAGGTATTCCTTTAGCTATATTGTTCCCTGAGAAAAATTTTGTTTTGTTAGATAGCTTAGGAAAAAGGATCACTTTTCTTAGACAAGTTGTATTTCAACTAAAATTGACTAATGTTCAGCCGGTTAAGTCACGTGTTGAAGATTATTCTGGTGAAACACCTTTTGATGGTGTATTAAGTAGAGCCTTTTCATCACTTAATGATATGGTGACTTGGTGTTCACATTTAGTGAGTAATGAACAAGGACAATTTTTTGCATTAAAAGGTCAATATCCCGTTGATGAACTAACTAATTTACCAGAAAATATTAGTTTAGTTTCTAGTCATGAAATAAAGGTACCTGAGCTTGTAGGCGAACGTCATGTGCTTATTCTAAAAAAGAACTAA
- a CDS encoding ParB/RepB/Spo0J family partition protein translates to MSPTKKRGLGRGLDALLTPQVRASEQEDSSKKNESNDDTVLKDGDLSKIAINRLSPGKYQPRKDMSDSALEELSLSIQSQGIIQPIVVRLINVDNNGDRFYEIIAGERRWRAAKLAKLTEVPCLIKDVPDESAVAIALIENIQREDLNAMEEAVALDRLLSEFDLTHQEVALAVGKSRTAVTNLLRLNNLNDAVKTFLENGDIEMGHARALLALDDTLQAEAARTVATKELTVRETEALIKKIQNPSEEKPAKEKDQSSTNIEQNLAEKIGLNVAVSHNKKGKGKLVISYANLAELNDFISKIK, encoded by the coding sequence ATGAGCCCAACAAAGAAAAGAGGTTTAGGCAGAGGCCTTGACGCATTACTTACGCCACAAGTAAGAGCTTCGGAACAAGAAGATAGCAGTAAAAAAAATGAAAGTAATGATGACACTGTGCTTAAAGATGGTGATTTAAGTAAAATAGCTATAAATAGGTTATCACCTGGTAAGTATCAACCACGTAAAGATATGTCTGACTCTGCGCTTGAAGAGCTTTCTTTATCAATTCAATCGCAAGGTATTATTCAACCTATTGTTGTTAGACTTATCAACGTAGATAATAATGGTGACCGGTTTTACGAAATAATTGCAGGTGAGCGTCGTTGGCGTGCAGCTAAGTTAGCAAAATTGACAGAAGTACCTTGTTTAATAAAAGATGTACCTGATGAATCAGCTGTTGCAATTGCTTTAATAGAAAACATTCAACGAGAAGATTTAAATGCAATGGAAGAAGCTGTTGCACTTGATCGTTTATTAAGTGAATTTGATCTAACTCATCAAGAAGTTGCTTTAGCTGTAGGTAAATCTAGAACGGCGGTAACAAACCTTTTACGCTTAAATAATTTAAATGATGCAGTAAAAACTTTCTTAGAAAATGGTGATATAGAAATGGGTCACGCTCGTGCATTATTAGCACTTGATGACACATTACAAGCTGAAGCGGCAAGAACGGTAGCAACAAAAGAGTTAACCGTTAGAGAAACTGAAGCACTAATTAAAAAAATTCAAAACCCAAGTGAAGAGAAGCCAGCGAAAGAAAAAGATCAAAGTAGCACTAATATAGAGCAAAACTTAGCTGAGAAAATAGGTTTGAATGTTGCCGTTAGCCACAATAAAAAAGGGAAAGGTAAATTAGTCATTTCATATGCTAATTTAGCAGAACTGAATGACTTTATTTCTAAAATAAAATAA
- the atpE gene encoding F0F1 ATP synthase subunit C has product MAEAIKFIAVALLIGFGAIGTAIGFGNMGGKFLEACARQPELAPSLQVKMFILAGLIDAVAMIGVGIAMVLLFVL; this is encoded by the coding sequence ATGGCTGAAGCAATTAAGTTCATCGCAGTTGCTTTACTTATCGGTTTTGGTGCAATTGGTACTGCAATCGGTTTTGGTAACATGGGCGGAAAATTCTTAGAAGCGTGTGCTCGTCAACCAGAATTAGCTCCATCACTACAAGTTAAAATGTTCATTTTAGCAGGTCTAATCGATGCTGTAGCAATGATCGGTGTTGGTATCGCGATGGTATTATTGTTTGTACTTTAA
- a CDS encoding ParA family protein gives MGKIIAVANQKGGVGKTTTAVNLAASLAATKRKILLIDLDPQGNATMASGINKYEVPATCYELLIEEKSVDEVVQKETTGLYDLIAANTDVTAAEIKLMEVYSREHRLKRALEPVKDYYDFIIIDCPPSLNMLTVNAMTAADSVLVPMQCEYYALEGLTALMDTISKLTSVVNDKLHIEGILRTMYDPRNRLANDVSEQLKRHFGDKVYRSVIPRNVRLAEAPSFGSPVMYYDKSSTGAKAYLALAGEVLRKNSAEKNNSAKAPNSEQVAS, from the coding sequence GTGGGAAAAATAATAGCTGTTGCAAATCAAAAAGGTGGTGTTGGTAAAACAACGACCGCTGTTAATTTGGCTGCTTCTTTAGCTGCTACTAAGCGAAAAATATTATTAATAGACCTTGATCCTCAAGGCAATGCGACAATGGCTAGTGGTATTAATAAATATGAAGTACCCGCCACTTGTTACGAATTGCTCATCGAAGAAAAATCTGTTGATGAAGTTGTTCAAAAAGAGACAACTGGTTTATATGATCTCATTGCAGCTAACACCGATGTTACTGCTGCGGAAATTAAGTTGATGGAAGTTTACTCTCGTGAACATCGACTAAAAAGAGCACTTGAACCAGTAAAAGATTATTATGATTTTATTATCATTGACTGCCCACCATCACTAAATATGTTGACGGTAAATGCAATGACAGCAGCAGACTCTGTTTTAGTGCCAATGCAATGTGAATACTATGCTTTAGAAGGTTTAACAGCGCTGATGGATACCATTTCAAAATTAACGTCAGTTGTTAATGACAAACTTCATATTGAAGGTATTTTACGTACCATGTATGACCCTCGTAATCGATTAGCTAATGATGTGTCTGAACAATTGAAGCGCCACTTTGGTGATAAAGTATATCGTAGTGTTATTCCACGTAATGTACGTTTAGCTGAAGCACCTAGTTTTGGCTCACCTGTAATGTATTATGATAAATCATCAACAGGTGCAAAAGCTTATTTGGCATTAGCCGGTGAAGTACTTCGTAAAAATAGTGCTGAAAAAAATAATTCAGCAAAAGCACCTAACAGTGAACAAGTAGCTAGCTAG
- a CDS encoding ATP synthase subunit I: protein MSNSLTKAGRKVARTQILFTITLMLITTVIIYFIWGIAHAKSALLGGAVAIIPNMIFAYKAFRYAGAQSSKKVVESFYSGVKLKMLYTALLFALVFKFMVIIPSAFLSTYCVVVFFPLLQPLFLTKR, encoded by the coding sequence ATGAGTAATAGCTTAACAAAAGCAGGGCGAAAAGTAGCCCGAACACAAATATTATTCACTATTACTTTAATGTTAATAACAACAGTAATAATTTATTTTATATGGGGTATTGCCCATGCCAAGTCAGCGTTACTTGGTGGTGCAGTAGCAATAATACCCAATATGATTTTTGCCTATAAAGCATTTAGATATGCAGGGGCACAGTCGTCTAAGAAAGTAGTAGAGTCTTTCTATAGCGGCGTAAAATTAAAAATGCTATATACAGCGCTATTATTTGCGTTGGTTTTTAAATTTATGGTAATAATACCTTCAGCATTTTTAAGCACATATTGTGTGGTAGTGTTTTTTCCACTGCTACAGCCTTTGTTTTTAACAAAACGTTAA
- the mnmG gene encoding tRNA uridine-5-carboxymethylaminomethyl(34) synthesis enzyme MnmG, with the protein MWYQESYDVIVVGGGHAGTEAALASARMGCKTLLLTHNIDTLGQMSCNPAIGGIGKGHLVKEIDALGGLMATAIDHSAIQFRTLNASKGPAVRATRAQADRALYRTFVRQFLENQENLTIFQQPCDDLILENDRVTGVSTQMGLKFKGKTVVLTVGTFLAGQIHIGLNNYQGGRAGDPASVNLAAKMRDMPFRMDRLKTGTPPRLDARSLDFSVMEEQPGDSPRPVFSFMGSEKDHPEQVSCFITHTNEKTHQIIRDGLDRSPMYTGVIEGIGPRYCPSIEDKITRFADKNSHQIFVEPEGLTTNEIYPNGISTSLPFDVQMNLVRSIKGFENAFITRPGYAIEYDYFDPRDLKQSLESKFVENLYFAGQINGTTGYEEAGAQGLIAATNAANRVKGRDEFTLGRDQAYVGVLIDDLATLGTKEPYRMFTSRAEYRLLLREDNADIRLTEKGREVGLVDDLRWKRFNDKMENIELERQRLKDTWVQKDQSNVDQVNELLKSPMSKEASLEDLIRRPEVRYSDLMKIEGLGPAIADTQAAEQIEIQTKYAGYIDRQLDEIAKKQRNEDTAIPIEFDYSQLSGLSNEVVAKLKDARPETIGKASRISGITPAAISLLLVYLKKHGLLSKKIA; encoded by the coding sequence ATGTGGTATCAAGAATCGTATGATGTAATCGTTGTTGGTGGTGGCCACGCAGGCACTGAGGCTGCGCTTGCATCTGCCCGAATGGGGTGTAAAACGCTTTTGTTAACCCATAACATCGATACTTTAGGACAAATGTCGTGTAATCCAGCCATTGGTGGGATTGGAAAGGGACATTTAGTAAAAGAAATTGATGCCTTAGGCGGTTTAATGGCAACAGCCATTGATCATAGCGCTATTCAATTTAGAACCTTAAATGCCAGTAAAGGCCCAGCTGTAAGAGCAACCAGAGCTCAAGCGGATCGTGCGTTATACCGAACTTTCGTCCGTCAATTCTTAGAAAACCAAGAAAATTTAACTATTTTTCAACAGCCTTGTGACGATCTGATCTTAGAAAATGATCGTGTAACTGGTGTTTCAACTCAAATGGGATTGAAATTTAAAGGTAAAACGGTTGTACTAACCGTAGGTACTTTCCTTGCAGGACAGATTCATATTGGTCTAAACAACTATCAGGGCGGACGTGCAGGAGATCCAGCAAGTGTAAACTTAGCTGCAAAAATGCGTGATATGCCTTTTAGAATGGATCGTTTAAAAACAGGCACCCCACCCCGTTTAGACGCAAGATCATTAGATTTTTCTGTGATGGAAGAACAGCCAGGAGATTCACCTCGTCCTGTATTTTCATTTATGGGATCTGAAAAGGATCATCCTGAACAAGTTTCTTGTTTTATCACGCACACTAACGAAAAAACACACCAAATTATTCGTGATGGTTTAGATCGATCACCAATGTATACCGGTGTAATTGAAGGAATAGGTCCACGCTACTGCCCTTCTATTGAAGATAAGATCACTCGTTTTGCTGATAAAAATTCACATCAAATATTTGTTGAACCTGAAGGTTTAACGACTAATGAAATTTATCCAAATGGTATTTCAACAAGCTTACCTTTTGATGTACAAATGAATTTAGTACGTTCAATTAAAGGTTTTGAAAATGCTTTTATTACACGTCCTGGTTACGCAATTGAATATGATTATTTTGATCCTCGTGACTTAAAACAATCACTAGAAAGTAAGTTTGTTGAAAATTTATATTTTGCAGGACAAATAAATGGTACTACAGGCTATGAAGAAGCGGGTGCGCAAGGCTTAATTGCAGCAACCAATGCTGCTAATAGAGTGAAAGGTCGTGATGAATTTACTTTAGGTAGAGATCAAGCCTATGTGGGCGTGTTGATAGATGATCTAGCAACCCTAGGTACTAAAGAACCGTATCGTATGTTTACTTCACGTGCTGAATATCGTTTATTGTTACGTGAAGACAATGCTGATATTCGTTTAACAGAAAAAGGTCGTGAAGTTGGTTTGGTTGATGATCTTCGTTGGAAACGTTTTAATGATAAAATGGAAAATATTGAATTAGAACGTCAGCGTTTAAAAGATACTTGGGTACAAAAGGATCAAAGTAACGTTGATCAAGTAAATGAATTACTTAAATCACCAATGAGTAAAGAAGCGAGTCTTGAAGATCTTATTCGTCGTCCTGAAGTACGTTATAGCGATTTAATGAAAATTGAAGGTTTAGGTCCTGCGATTGCTGATACTCAAGCCGCGGAGCAAATAGAAATTCAAACTAAATATGCCGGTTATATTGATAGACAACTTGATGAAATAGCGAAAAAGCAACGTAATGAAGATACTGCTATTCCTATTGAATTTGACTATAGTCAATTATCAGGACTTTCAAACGAAGTTGTCGCTAAATTAAAAGACGCTCGTCCAGAAACCATTGGTAAAGCATCTAGAATTTCTGGTATTACTCCAGCGGCTATTTCGTTATTATTAGTTTACTTAAAAAAACATGGTTTACTTAGCAAAAAAATAGCGTAA
- the atpB gene encoding F0F1 ATP synthase subunit A → MAEEVTLSGHIQHHLTNAKMCTTDNGLAFNKACSDSGFWTWHIDTLAWSIGLGVLFLWIFRRAANKATTGVPDKFQCFIEMVIDFVGDNVAKTFQGKSTLIAPLALTIFVWVFLMNLMDLIPVDFLPAFAGFVGETAFGMDSHDVYMKIVPTTDINLTAALAVGVFLLMIAYSIKIKGVGGFIKELTLHPFSTNNKLAMVFLIPCNLLLETIALVAKPFSLALRLFGNLYAGELIFILIGAVGLMQLPLHFVWAVFHILVILLQAFVFMMLTIVYLSMASSDNH, encoded by the coding sequence ATGGCAGAAGAAGTTACTCTCTCAGGCCATATTCAGCATCATTTAACTAATGCGAAAATGTGTACGACCGATAATGGTTTAGCATTTAACAAAGCATGTAGTGATAGTGGTTTCTGGACATGGCATATAGATACCCTCGCTTGGTCGATTGGTTTAGGGGTGTTGTTTTTATGGATTTTCCGTAGAGCAGCAAACAAAGCAACTACAGGTGTACCTGATAAGTTTCAATGTTTCATTGAAATGGTGATTGATTTTGTTGGCGACAACGTTGCTAAAACCTTTCAAGGTAAAAGTACGCTGATAGCGCCATTAGCCCTAACAATATTTGTTTGGGTATTTTTGATGAACTTAATGGATTTAATTCCTGTTGATTTCTTACCTGCATTTGCCGGATTTGTTGGTGAAACAGCATTCGGTATGGATTCTCATGATGTATACATGAAAATTGTACCTACAACAGATATTAATCTTACTGCAGCATTGGCTGTAGGTGTATTTTTATTAATGATCGCTTATTCAATAAAAATTAAAGGTGTAGGCGGTTTTATTAAAGAACTTACTTTGCACCCTTTTAGTACTAATAACAAACTTGCAATGGTATTTTTAATTCCTTGTAACTTATTACTCGAAACAATCGCATTAGTCGCTAAGCCTTTCTCGTTAGCATTGCGTTTATTCGGTAACTTATATGCTGGTGAGTTGATTTTCATCTTAATCGGCGCTGTAGGTTTAATGCAACTACCGTTGCACTTTGTTTGGGCTGTATTCCATATACTGGTTATTCTATTGCAAGCATTCGTCTTTATGATGCTAACAATTGTTTACTTAAGTATGGCAAGTTCTGACAATCATTAA
- the atpH gene encoding F0F1 ATP synthase subunit delta: protein MSELTTIARPYAKAAFDFAVEAKAIDSWVTQLAFAAEVAKDKTIESYLSGGASVEQAQTLFLNVCGEQVNSEGQNFIKVMAENKRLLVLPLVLEHFLALKAEFEQEITVDVTSAVEITAEQKTTLSAALEKRLARKVKLNCNIDVNIVSGLIIKAGDTVIDGSIQGKLSRLSTTLQS, encoded by the coding sequence ATGTCTGAATTGACAACCATTGCTCGTCCTTACGCTAAAGCAGCGTTTGATTTTGCTGTTGAAGCTAAAGCAATTGATAGCTGGGTTACCCAGCTAGCTTTTGCTGCTGAAGTTGCTAAAGATAAAACTATTGAAAGTTATTTATCTGGTGGTGCTTCTGTTGAGCAAGCACAAACTTTATTTTTAAATGTTTGTGGTGAGCAAGTAAACAGTGAAGGTCAAAACTTTATAAAAGTTATGGCTGAAAACAAACGTTTGTTGGTGCTACCGCTGGTCCTTGAACACTTTTTAGCATTAAAAGCTGAATTTGAACAAGAAATCACAGTAGATGTAACCTCGGCAGTAGAAATTACTGCAGAGCAAAAAACAACACTTAGCGCCGCGCTTGAAAAGCGCTTGGCACGTAAAGTAAAGCTTAATTGTAATATTGATGTGAACATAGTTTCTGGCTTAATTATTAAAGCGGGCGACACGGTTATTGATGGCTCTATCCAAGGTAAACTGAGCCGTTTATCAACAACATTACAATCTTAG